Sequence from the Miscanthus floridulus cultivar M001 chromosome 16, ASM1932011v1, whole genome shotgun sequence genome:
TTGGATTGATGTTGATCGGGTGGTAAGTCCAAGCGTGTTCTTATTCTTTTGAAATAGGAACATTTTAAGAATATAGCTctagactctaccgcttgcaccaggcccgccctatTTTAAGAATATAGCTAACTTCATTTTTCTCTTCTCAATAGGTGTGGGGTGAGGTACAAATTATTGAAGAAGATACTCCCTTGAGAACTCCTAGAGATGCATTTGCTCAGCTAGCTGCATGTAATAGCTTCAATCTGCACGCTTCATCATCAGTCATCAGTTTGGATATGTCTCCTATCAAACAAGACCATATAGATTCAGAACTAGAGTGCGATACTCCATCACCAAACAGTAATATAAGCAACCCTTCATCAATGGACACAAGGTTGTGCTATCTAGGTTCACAGTCAAGTGACTCGATGAAGTCATCCTCAGATGAAGACGGAGATTTGATGCACACGCAGTTTTGGAGGCGGAAGCAACATTCTGTGAGGGAAAGTGGCGCATCAAGTCATTCAGACAAGAAGACCAGCATGAGCAATGAGAACGATCTTTGCTTGACGCCTCTCCAATCATTGCCAATAGCAAAAACAAGAGATGCTAAGCGGCGGCGACAGAACCATGCTTACTCAAAGCAGGCTTCTCAGGCACCATTATCATTTTGGCCTCGGTGGGTATATGAAATGTATGATTCATATACACTTGCTCGCAGCGCTGCAGGTATAGAAATCCAATCTCATCAACCTATTTTGTATGTCTGCAGTTTTGTAAAACTCTTTTCCTGTTACTCTAAGATAAGCGCAAGCTGCCTTAGGTGTCCTTGGAATTTTTGGTCAATTGTTTGAATTACACTGTTGCCTTCGTTGCAGAGTTATGGAGACAGATAATTGCAAACCCAAGCATGGACGATCATGTAAGAAAGCCAGATATTTTGTCATTTCACATTGGAAGCAAACTTCCAGTCTCAGAATCTGTGAGACAAAAACTTCTGGAGATTGATGGAATTTCATATCGCCTACAAAAAGAAATTCAGCTTCTCAAGACCTTTAATCATATTAAATGCAGAAATTGCCAGGTAATGGTCTACTGTATCTGGAAGTGCTATTTTAAtgaatgaagggcgggcctggtgcaagcgatagagtcttaccgcctgtgaccggaaggtcccgggttcgagtcacggtctcctcgcattgcacaggcaagggtaaggcttgccactaacacccttccccaaaccccgcacagagcgggagctctctgcactgggtacgccctttttatcCTAACTAATGAACCTTTTAAATGGAATTGCTCTGTAGTTTCCGTAACAAAATGGTATTACAGCTATGATCTTGTTGATTAGCTTTTTAGACCTTTTGGCTGCCCATTGTCTATTCGTCATAAGGTCTAGTCTAGTTTAAAGTTGGAGGCAGAGGCAATAGGTCTTATCGGTTAGCTGTTGCATGCTCCATGATGATTTAGTGAAAATGACATAGAGATCAAGCTGGTTGATACTTATGGCAAATGTTGACCATCACCATACTACAAAGTAAAACATACATAATTGAATCTGTGAATTTTTTAGATTACTTTTACCACCCCATTTTGCTGACTTGTTTGTTTCTTCTACAGTCTCGTATAGCAAAACGTAGTGACATGGTGGTGATGTCTACTGATGGGGTTCTTGGTGCCTATGTCAACCCTCATGGTTTTGTCCATGAGACGATTACAGTCAGCAATGCAACTGGGCTAGCTCTCATTGGCAATCCTTCTAAGGTTCACAGCTGGTTTCCTGGGTATGATCTTGTCTCTGTTGTTTGTTGTTTGAATGTTTGTTTTAGTGTCTGGCTTTTTCTGTAGCACAAGTTAAATTATGAAATTAAATTGGACAATGCCACTTGTAACTTTAGTAAGAACTTTTTGCCGTGCAGATATTCGTGGACGATGGCAGCATGCATGTCCTGCGAGTCCCACATAGGCTGGCGATTCAGAGCCACCAAGAAGAATCTGCGGCCTAGGTCATTTTGGGGGATCCGCAGCTCACAAATTGCAGATGACACAGAAGTAGATCAGAGCGACTGATGCTCCAAACGTCCATGTATATAAGGCCATAGTTGCAGTGAACTACTATGCCATGTATGACCTGATGTTCCCAATCCATCTCTTCCTGTCGTCTCTAGTTCATACGCACCACAGTGACTGCCTGCCTTTTATCTCTTGGCATAGTAGTGACGTTTAAGTTCCTTGTAAAATAATCACTTTCTCAGGGGTGTTGTGCTGTTGTAGTGCCCTGCACTGAAGGGTTTTACGGaatcccttttttttttttgtctaaatAAGATATCTGTTTCCATAGTATATGCATGATTTTCAATTGCAGATGTCCCATGGTGTGGCATGGGTGAAGGCCAGTATAGATGGGTTTATCACTTCTAAGAAGATGCATCCCGGATCACACATCAAGGGCCGGTGAGAAAATAGGCCCGACCCAATTTCCATTGGCCTGCAAGGTGAGAAGCTGACTAGCTCGATCTGCACTGTCGCCATTGTTGGTAGATAGGATGATGATGGCACCATTGAGCCGTTTGAGATGATCGATGTGAAGAGGATTCAAGAAATAATTGAGTCCATGGAGGTGGCGGAGGAGGTGCCTCCAGGGCCTACGATGACTTGTTCTTGAGCCGTGCACCATCACCAATTCTGAGTAATAGCTGTTTTAGAAAGTTGAGTTGTGACTCGACCATGCTCTCAAGTCTCAACTTCGTTATGTTCCCTTCTACCAACAGTTACCTGGGTTTGGGCATGGACCGGCTTATTTCTCATGGCAAACGAAATCTTTAGGTACCGAGGATCAGCTCAATGGAATGATTGTCGGCCTGGTTTGATCCAACAAGGTGTCTACCATGGTAGGCTTTGTCTCCTTCAGTTCGCTGCTCAGTATTCAGGTGTACATATATTTCACTCTGCAGAACTGTAGTGGTGTTCGCTGCAGTGATCGAAAAGAAGGGGGAAAAGCCAAAGCTGCAGCAGCAGGTGCTGTTTTTATGCAGTGAACACCAGGTGTGCTTGTTCACTTTACACTTACGGGGTACGGAGTATCCCGCTAACAGTGGTAGTCCCGAGCTGGGGCCAATGGCACTGGCAATGGCAACAGTATCAGCCTGTTAGCTCACAGAGGtcaaaatattattcgttggctaaaaagAGTACGGCTTATAATTGAAGCCAATGGGCAAGGTCGCAAGTGTTAACAGCCGCCAATGCGTATGGCATGGCATATAGCGATTCTAGGTActgtccttttctttcttttgagCCAGAACCTATGGAGTCACTAGCGGCTGTGCAGAGGCAGCTGACGTTCACGGGTGGCGGCACAAAAGCACGAAGGAGCCAGCGTGCACTGCTGACCGGAGGGGAATGCATCGCATGGGAGGAATTAAAGCAGGACTGCACTTCCGCGCATCGTACTCTATTTTACTGACATGTGACATGCTCAGCACAAAGGTGCTAAAGAGATACAGGGCCTGTtgggcaggactgaaaaatattgttccggctgattatcgtgagagaaaaatattgttctggcagGACATGAACAGTGATCTCATGAGGTGGCTGACCAGCCAGCAGAACACTGCCCAGGACGACGAGGCACGGGACTAAATTTTAGGAGATATTATGTCGGCTATCGTATTGAGTGTCACATCGAGTGTTTAGatattaattatgaaactaattacagaAGCCTGactaatccacgagacgaatctattaagactAACCAAcccatcattagcatatatttactatagca
This genomic interval carries:
- the LOC136511798 gene encoding uncharacterized protein; this translates as MADWEGIPARERRQMEEILQLDMEELNVEVFDDNEEDEEEVEGDGSEEDDDVDAFLRDNNGDGVVSTSGPFTFNTSLASLHTYLGEVDDTRGRVTLLDGGTVLNLPMFYLQGVVLFPGATLPLRVIEDRLAVTIDKALRLVDAPCTIGVVLMRRLPNHRHYATASVGTTAEIRQLGRLDDGSLNVVARGQQRFRLRKHWIDVDRVVWGEVQIIEEDTPLRTPRDAFAQLAACNSFNLHASSSVISLDMSPIKQDHIDSELECDTPSPNSNISNPSSMDTRLCYLGSQSSDSMKSSSDEDGDLMHTQFWRRKQHSVRESGASSHSDKKTSMSNENDLCLTPLQSLPIAKTRDAKRRRQNHAYSKQASQAPLSFWPRWVYEMYDSYTLARSAAELWRQIIANPSMDDHVRKPDILSFHIGSKLPVSESVRQKLLEIDGISYRLQKEIQLLKTFNHIKCRNCQSRIAKRSDMVVMSTDGVLGAYVNPHGFVHETITVSNATGLALIGNPSKVHSWFPGYSWTMAACMSCESHIGWRFRATKKNLRPRSFWGIRSSQIADDTEVDQSD